The Sulfurimonas sp. genome includes the window ATCCTTATGCTCCAAAATATAACTATAGTTTGGCAGTACAGTATAGAAATATAAATGGATATTACGCAAGAGCAGATTTAAATGGAGTAGGAGATATGTATTTAAATAGATCTAATAGTCTAAAACAAGATGCATATGAGCTTGTAAACTTAAAACTTGGTTATGAATCAGAGGATTACGATATTTATTTATATGGGAAAAATATATTTAATAAAAAGCATGACACCGAAGGTCTTTATGATTATTATACAGTTGTTTCAGAGCCAAGAGAGGTTGGTATACAGTTAAGTTATAGATTTTAATAAAATAAACTAGAAAGTATTAGGGACTGTTCAAAAATCTGTGTCAATCGGGTAAAATAACAAATACCCAAGGAAACACAGATGAAGATAGAAATAGATGTAGAGCAATTTGCTCGTGATATCGAGGTACCCCTCGAAGGTAGAAGACCGGTAAAAGTATCAGTGCATCGCCAGTTTCGAAGTTTGACTAAAACAAAAGGTGGCTTTCCTAACGATAATAGCTTACTAGAACTACTATTTATGGGTATTCAAAATGCCTCAAAAAAATGGACAATACCTGTAATAAACTGGAGCTTAACTATCTCTCAACTTGCAATTCACTTTGAAGGGCGTTTGGATAAAGCTTTAAACTTATGATACAATTTTAGGAATTACTAGATGCTGACACAGATTATTGAACACTACCGTCGAATGTAATCTTTTTTGTCGCTCGGCTTAGGGATTCATTATAGCATTAATAATAATACTTCCTATTCTTCATAATATCCTTAGGTAATATTTTAAATTTTTTAGTAAAAGCAACTGTGAAATTTGCATTATATTTATATCCTACTTTATTTGCTATCTCCCCAATACTCATATCAGAATCTATTAAAAGTTTTTTTGCTAAGTCTAGTCTATGTTCTATCAAAAGATTGTAAGGCGTGATATTGAATATTTTTTTAAATCCTGATTTTAACTTAAAATCATTTATTCGTACAAGTTTTGCTAACTCTACGATACTAGGAGGATTTTGTATATTTTGCATCAAAATTTCTTTTGCTTTTTTTATGGCATTTATATCATATTCATCAAGTTTTAGATTTGATATATTTAAGGACGAGTTTATTTTTGGATATAAATTTTTAAATTCTAAGAAAAGAAGTTCTAATATTTTTGAGTGTACATACATATCATTTAAATTATTAACAAACGATGATGAAAAAATATCATTTAGTAAAAGTTGAGTATGGAAAGATGTTTTTTTACTACTTAATAATTCATGGCAAATGTTATTTTCTAAAGAGTTTAGAAGTTTGTCTTTTCCATTTGATTCTGGTAGGTTTTTTTTGATAAAGTCTTTTTTAAGGACTAGCCCTATCATATCGATTTTTCCTTTTTGTATGGTTGTTTTACTAATTTCATTTTTCGTTAGTATTATATTTGTATCATTTGTATTATTTTTCAATTTAAAATCAGATATTTGACTGCTGTGTTCACTATGACCTTGTAAGTTGAAGCTAAACATAATGCCATCAACTGAAAAATTTGAATCCATTGAAGTATCATCTTTTAATTCCAAATCAATTTTTACTAAAGATATGTTTTTATCTATTATTTGTTGGTTTACTGTTCCTTCAATTTTAGTTTTTGAATGCAATACACTCTTTGTCTTATTTTCATTAAATTTATGATTTATCTCTTTATAGGACATAAAATACTCCCTTTTTACTTAAAATTACTACTTATATACATAAAATAGCATTGATTTTGATAATTGCTATTAAGTATAATCTACTTCGAATTAATTCTTAATTAAAAGGGAAAATATGAAAAAAAGAAAAATAGTTTTATCATTTATAATATCATTTATTTTAGTAAACAATTCTTTTGCAAATGATATGAAAAGTCTAGATACAGTAACCGTAACAGCACAAAAGATGGAGGAAAATATACAAGATGTACCTGTTTCACTTACAGTTTTTGATGAGTTTGCTATCGAAGATAGAAATATAAAATCTGTTAAAGATATAGCACAATATACACCTAATTTTACTATATTTAATCCAGGTGACTGGGGAACTGTAGCACCTTCTATTCGAGGTCTTTATTCTGATGTTGCGATGACTTCATCAACTGTAAGTATGTATATAGATGGTGTTCCTACTCAAAGTACTATGGGTTACGATGCTGTTTTAGAAGATATAGAAAGAATCGAAGTTTTAAAAGGTCCACAAGGTACTTTATATGGTAAAAATGCAGAAGCTGGAGCTATTAATATCATCACTAAAAAACCTAACAATGAAACAAAAGGAAAAATAGGTTTAGAGTTTGGAAGTGATAATAAAAAAGCATACACATTTAATGCTAGTGGTGCAATCATAAAAGATAAGTTTTATGTAGGAGTATCTGGTAAATTATACGAGAAAGATGGATATATGACAAATAAATATCTTAATACCGACCATAATAATAGAAAAAGTAAATATGGTAAAGTAAATTTAAGATATACCCCTACAGACAACCTTGATATATCTTTTATATCTTCAAAACATAAAAGAGATGATGGAGCATTATCAGTAAACAAAGCAACAGCACAAAATCTAAAAGAGGTAAATAATGATGTGTCAGATTTTGCAAAATTAGAATCAACAGCACACTCTTTAAAGATAGATTATAATTTTGGACAATATAACTTATCTTCAGTAACAGCTTATAAAAAAGACCATGATTTGAGATTTGCTGATTATGATTATAGTACTGTAAAAAGTTACCATAGTCTCATGGATGTAACTTATGAGAATTTATCACAAGAAGTAAAATTAAACTCACAAACAGATACTTTAACTTGGTTAGCAGGAATATATGCAGATAAGAGTGAGTCTAAAGGTGGAACAACAGTAGATTCTATTTATCCATCGATGAGAGCCAGAGGTAATCAAAATACTACAGAGGATAGTTCATTGGGGCTTTTTAGCCATGCAAACTATAAAATAAATGATAAATTATCTATATTAGGAGGGTTACGATATGATATAGATGAAAAGAGTTTAACAGACAAAAAAACAAATACAAAACTAGATATGTCTTATAGTGAAATATCTCCTAAGTTAGCTTTTAATTGAACCCTCTGAACAAGCCAGATGATTCTTCTTTATACTAATATTCTATCATTTTAAAAATTCTCTTTCAATTTTGAAGTGAGTTTCTGTCTTGTTTTTCTATATTTCTACTATTTATTAGCATGTTAGAACCTTATTTTGTTCCTTTTGTATCAGTTCCTAGCCCTTACCAGTGCAGGTGTCCGTCTCAGATTATAACAAGCAGCCAACATAAAAAAGTGTTGTTGATTTTTCTCTATTCCCCGATATCTGGTTTTTCTGAAGTTCATATGTTGTTTTATAAATGCGAATGGTAATTCCACGAGACATCTTATCTTTGAGAATCTTGTATTATTTCTTGATTGTTTAGGTCTTAGTTTCGATTGACCTCTTACTCGTCTTTCAACTATACCAGCAAAAATACCTTTTGCTCTTAGTGCCACTTTTCTTGCCTTTTGCATATAGCCGCTATCTGCGAATATTGCTTTATTTTCATCTTCTGTCAGCTTATCAAACTGTGTACTATCGTGTGTTGATGCAGTTGTAGCTATTACTTTTTTGATGATACCGTTTGTATCAGTTGCTATATGCATCTTTAATCCATGATGTTTACGACCTCTTTTTGAAGTATAGGTTGCATCAGAATCATGGGCTTTATTTGAAATAACTTTACCCTTGTCATCTTTTTTTCTCTTTGGTTCGCTTGAGTGGATGAGAGTAGCGTCTATAAGAGTTCCCTCATTGAGTATAAGTCTTTTAGATTCCATCATCTTTTTTACTTCTTCAAATATATCACCAAGTATCTCTTCTTTGATAAGCTTGTTTCTAAATTTACAAATAGTTGTTTCATCTGGAATAGTATCTTCATCTCTTATATCAAGAAACTTTCTGAAGCTTATACGGTCATGTATAAGCTCTTCGGTCATTGGGTCTGACAATCCATACCAGTTTTGTAAAAAAAGTGAGCCTACTAATATCTTTGATGGAATAGATGGTCTTCCTGTCTTACCTTTGTTGGGTTTGTATACATTTTTCTCTATAAGTATCTTCTCAATAGCTTCAAATGGAATAATCTCTTTCATCTCATTTAAAAACTTCATACTCTTCTTACCACCTTGGTATTTCATGGCATGGTCAAAAAAACTTAGTTGCATATTTATCCCTCAAACTTGGCTTCTTAGTATATTTATTTTAGCTAATTATTGGTTTGAGGGAGGTTAAGTTAAATTGCTTGATTGTTCAGAGGGTTCAATTATAAATTCGATAAGAATATTATGACATACATTACTGTAGCAAAAGGTTATAAAAGTGGTGGTTTTTATATGTTTGCACCTGCTGGAAAACAGTCTTATGATAAAGAAACTTTATGGAACTATGAAATTGGTTTAAAAAGTCAATTTTTAGATAATACCTTAACTTTTAACACCTCCTTATATTACATGAATATATCAGATATGCAAGTTTTAACAGCAATAAATAATCAAGAAGGGTATATCTCAAATGCTGCAACAGCAACTTCAAAAGGGTTTGAACTAGAAGCGAACTATAAAGCAACAGATGAAATAAGTCTGTTTTCAGCTTTTGGGTACAACAGAACAACTTATGACACATTTAGTGATGTAAGTGGAGATTATAAAGGAAACTATGCTTCTTTCGCACCAATATATAACTACAGTATAGGTGCTCAATACAGAGCTACTCAAGGGTACTATGCAAGAGCTGACTTAAGTGGCTACGGAAAAATGTATATTGATAAAGCAAATAAATACGAACAAAAAGCTTATGAAATTGTAAATGCAAAAATAGGTTACGAGCAAACAAATTATGAGATATATCTGTACGCAAAAAATTTATTTGATAAAACACATAATATTGAGGGATACTATAATGACTCATATACTTATCTTTCAGACCCTAGAGAGATAGGCGTGCAGTTGGCTTATAGGTTTTAATCAATGAATCCCTAGGAAGTATAAATCTAACTGTGTAAACCTTAAAAATTAGATTCATTTGATAAACTAATCAAGTGAATTATTTAAAGGATTTACATAAGTTTAATCAACCACGAAGAGTTAAAAAACAATTAGCATCAGGAGAGATAACTTCTCTAGATGATATTGCAAATGAGTTTAAAAATATACTCAAAGAAGTGATACAAATTGCATCCCAAGAAGAGCTAACTCCGCTGTTGACAGCAATAAAAGCCGTTTATCCTAAAGCTGAGATACAAAGATGTATTGTTCATCAAATCAGGAGCTCCCTGAAGTTCGTATCTTGGAAAGATAGAAAGGCAGTTGCTAAAGATCTTAAGTCTGTGTATTCATCCATAAATGAAGAAGATGCTCAATTAGCACTTACAGATTTTAACGATATTTGGGGTAAAAGATATCCTAACATTACTGTTTCTTGGACAAATCACTGGGCTGAACTCTCAACTTTTTTCAAATATCCAGATTCAGTTAGAAAACTAATTTACACTACAAATCCAATAGAATCTATAAATGCAACAATAAAAAGAAAGACTAAATCTAAAGGTTCATTTCCTACTGTAGAATCTGCTTATAAGCTAATGTATCTCGCTACACAAGAGCAACAAAACAAATGGAATATGTCGAGTGTCAGAAATTGGTTTGAGATTTATACCCAAAGGGCAGAACCTCCTCAACTTAGTATATTTTTCAGTGAAATTATGTCAAAATATACTAAGTATTAATGGATAAGAGGTGGGTTTACACAGTTTATTTTACAGTCTCGAATAAATAATTCTAGAGAGTGTGAATTTAAGTTACCACTCCAATATCTATTCTTTTATTTAGTAGTAATACTTTCTACTTTTCATCAAATCACTAGCTTTTATTCCAAACCTCTTAGAAAAAGCAGTGCTAAAATTTTGGGTATGCTTATATCCTATATATTGTGCAATTTCATTTATATTCATATGCTCATTTAAAAGAAGTTTTTTCGCTATATCCAATCTATGATTTAATAAAAAGTTATAAGGAGTGATGCCAAATATCTCTTTAAATCCTTTTTTTAATTTAAATTCATTTAAAGCAACTAATTTTGAGAGTTTTACTATGCTTGGTGGATTTTGCATGTTTTGTAGTAAAATTTCTTTTGCCTTTTTAATTGCATTTATATCAAATTCATCTAGTTTAAAAGTGTTTATATTTAGAGTCGTATCATTTTGTATAAATAAATCATTGAGTTCTAAATACACTAATTCTAAGACTTTTGACTGGATTAAAATATTCTTAAGTTGTCCATCAAAAGGTGATATGAACAAATCATTTAACAATAGTTTTTTTTGAAAATCTATCTTTTTTTTTGAAAGTAATTTAGTGCAAACATCTTTTTCTAAATCATTAAGCAGTTCATCTTTGATTTTTCCATCTGGCATATTTTTGATTAAAAAATCTTTTTTTATCACTAAAGAAATTTTATTTAAAATTCCTTTCATAGATAAGCCCTCACTTATATCATCTTTTGATATAAGCATATTTGAATAATTTTCTTCTAAATTCAGTTTATAATCAGTGATATAGCTCTTATGTTTACTCATACCTTTTAAATTATATCCTAGTATTATTCCATTTATATGTGTATTTGAAGTCAGTTTT containing:
- a CDS encoding AraC family transcriptional regulator: MSYKEINHKFNENKTKSVLHSKTKIEGTVNQQIIDKNISLVKIDLELKDDTSMDSNFSVDGIMFSFNLQGHSEHSSQISDFKLKNNTNDTNIILTKNEISKTTIQKGKIDMIGLVLKKDFIKKNLPESNGKDKLLNSLENNICHELLSSKKTSFHTQLLLNDIFSSSFVNNLNDMYVHSKILELLFLEFKNLYPKINSSLNISNLKLDEYDINAIKKAKEILMQNIQNPPSIVELAKLVRINDFKLKSGFKKIFNITPYNLLIEHRLDLAKKLLIDSDMSIGEIANKVGYKYNANFTVAFTKKFKILPKDIMKNRKYYY
- a CDS encoding TonB-dependent receptor, yielding MKKRKIVLSFIISFILVNNSFANDMKSLDTVTVTAQKMEENIQDVPVSLTVFDEFAIEDRNIKSVKDIAQYTPNFTIFNPGDWGTVAPSIRGLYSDVAMTSSTVSMYIDGVPTQSTMGYDAVLEDIERIEVLKGPQGTLYGKNAEAGAINIITKKPNNETKGKIGLEFGSDNKKAYTFNASGAIIKDKFYVGVSGKLYEKDGYMTNKYLNTDHNNRKSKYGKVNLRYTPTDNLDISFISSKHKRDDGALSVNKATAQNLKEVNNDVSDFAKLESTAHSLKIDYNFGQYNLSSVTAYKKDHDLRFADYDYSTVKSYHSLMDVTYENLSQEVKLNSQTDTLTWLAGIYADKSESKGGTTVDSIYPSMRARGNQNTTEDSSLGLFSHANYKINDKLSILGGLRYDIDEKSLTDKKTNTKLDMSYSEISPKLAFN
- a CDS encoding IS5 family transposase, with amino-acid sequence MQLSFFDHAMKYQGGKKSMKFLNEMKEIIPFEAIEKILIEKNVYKPNKGKTGRPSIPSKILVGSLFLQNWYGLSDPMTEELIHDRISFRKFLDIRDEDTIPDETTICKFRNKLIKEEILGDIFEEVKKMMESKRLILNEGTLIDATLIHSSEPKRKKDDKGKVISNKAHDSDATYTSKRGRKHHGLKMHIATDTNGIIKKVIATTASTHDSTQFDKLTEDENKAIFADSGYMQKARKVALRAKGIFAGIVERRVRGQSKLRPKQSRNNTRFSKIRCLVELPFAFIKQHMNFRKTRYRGIEKNQQHFFMLAACYNLRRTPALVRARN
- a CDS encoding TonB-dependent receptor — its product is MFRGFNYKFDKNIMTYITVAKGYKSGGFYMFAPAGKQSYDKETLWNYEIGLKSQFLDNTLTFNTSLYYMNISDMQVLTAINNQEGYISNAATATSKGFELEANYKATDEISLFSAFGYNRTTYDTFSDVSGDYKGNYASFAPIYNYSIGAQYRATQGYYARADLSGYGKMYIDKANKYEQKAYEIVNAKIGYEQTNYEIYLYAKNLFDKTHNIEGYYNDSYTYLSDPREIGVQLAYRF
- a CDS encoding IS256 family transposase, translated to MNYLKDLHKFNQPRRVKKQLASGEITSLDDIANEFKNILKEVIQIASQEELTPLLTAIKAVYPKAEIQRCIVHQIRSSLKFVSWKDRKAVAKDLKSVYSSINEEDAQLALTDFNDIWGKRYPNITVSWTNHWAELSTFFKYPDSVRKLIYTTNPIESINATIKRKTKSKGSFPTVESAYKLMYLATQEQQNKWNMSSVRNWFEIYTQRAEPPQLSIFFSEIMSKYTKY
- a CDS encoding AraC family transcriptional regulator; amino-acid sequence: MSFNEQTYGFDNYVPNSMTFSDGEMEGCIEEHTIENSIYTIKANLNIKDNIKLTSNTHINGIILGYNLKGMSKHKSYITDYKLNLEENYSNMLISKDDISEGLSMKGILNKISLVIKKDFLIKNMPDGKIKDELLNDLEKDVCTKLLSKKKIDFQKKLLLNDLFISPFDGQLKNILIQSKVLELVYLELNDLFIQNDTTLNINTFKLDEFDINAIKKAKEILLQNMQNPPSIVKLSKLVALNEFKLKKGFKEIFGITPYNFLLNHRLDIAKKLLLNEHMNINEIAQYIGYKHTQNFSTAFSKRFGIKASDLMKSRKYYY